A portion of the Bulleidia sp. zg-1006 genome contains these proteins:
- a CDS encoding GNAT family N-acetyltransferase, whose amino-acid sequence MIQRALSSQTEEIKQLWNLCFKQEDSRYTEYYFKYLFQAEHCYVVVEDGKVVSSLIRAPHNLVLHGQVLRTSMILGVCTHPSYRHRGYMKQLMDITLDACEHSELVTLIQAYDPRLYEPYGFETIYRRSAFKMQARDLPRTNVFGLNYNPKALDLLKVYSVFIRRFNGFYARDLAYFVKYRKEIIAQGGKIVAYYDGKDQIQGYASLLPDGKKQLRVEEVVYLDATCLVKLLNAAARENPNLVLEVSEAEDLSGAFPKAERVIYDSTMVRLNHPVLFSKLYGHKVETVKEAFALDNRPLNLNEFA is encoded by the coding sequence CAAAGAGCTCTTTCTTCACAAACGGAAGAAATTAAGCAATTATGGAATCTTTGTTTTAAGCAGGAGGATTCTCGATACACCGAGTATTATTTTAAGTATTTGTTTCAAGCGGAACATTGTTACGTCGTGGTTGAGGATGGCAAGGTGGTTAGTTCTTTGATACGGGCGCCACATAATCTTGTGTTACATGGTCAGGTTTTAAGAACCTCGATGATTTTAGGTGTGTGTACACATCCAAGTTATCGGCATCGTGGCTATATGAAACAATTGATGGATATTACACTAGATGCTTGTGAACATTCGGAATTGGTTACGTTAATTCAAGCTTATGATCCAAGATTATATGAACCTTATGGTTTTGAAACGATTTATCGTCGATCGGCTTTTAAAATGCAAGCAAGGGATTTACCACGAACCAATGTTTTCGGTTTGAATTATAATCCAAAGGCTCTGGATTTATTGAAGGTGTATTCGGTATTTATTCGTCGTTTTAATGGTTTTTATGCACGTGATTTAGCTTATTTTGTGAAGTATCGCAAAGAGATTATTGCCCAAGGTGGTAAAATCGTGGCTTATTATGATGGTAAAGACCAAATCCAAGGCTATGCGTCTTTATTGCCGGACGGTAAGAAACAATTACGGGTAGAAGAAGTTGTTTATTTGGATGCGACTTGTTTGGTGAAATTATTGAATGCGGCGGCGCGTGAGAATCCGAATTTGGTATTAGAAGTTAGTGAAGCTGAAGATTTGAGTGGGGCTTTCCCAAAGGCTGAAAGAGTCATTTATGATTCAACGATGGTGCGTTTAAATCATCCCGTTTTGTTTTCAAAGCTATACGGTCACAAAGTAGAAACAGTGAAGGAAGCCTTTGCCTTGGACAATCGACCATTAAATTTAAATGAGTTTGCCTGA
- the gap gene encoding type I glyceraldehyde-3-phosphate dehydrogenase gives MTDVKVAINGFGRIGRLAFRQMFVAEGYEVVAINDLTTPSMLAYLLKHDTTHGNWNHDITSDDEKGTVTVDGKEITIYKEADASNLPWGQLDIDVVLECTGFYTSKEKASAHIKAGAKKVVISAPAGNDLPTIVYSVNEHTLTAEDKIISAASCTTNCLAPMAKTLNDLYPIQTGIMCTVHAYTGDQMTLDGPQRKGDKRRSRAAACNIVPNSTGAAKAIGLVIPELNGKLIGAAQRVPVPTGSSTLLFSVVKGKDVTKEAINAAMKAASSDSFGYNEEELVSSDIIDETHGSIFDATQTMVTKIDDETYEVQTVAWYDNENSYTSQMVRTIKYFANVK, from the coding sequence ATGACAGACGTAAAAGTTGCTATTAACGGTTTTGGCCGTATCGGTCGTCTTGCTTTTAGACAAATGTTCGTAGCGGAAGGTTATGAAGTTGTTGCTATCAACGACTTAACAACTCCTTCTATGCTTGCCTATTTGTTGAAGCATGATACCACTCATGGTAATTGGAACCATGACATTACATCGGATGATGAAAAGGGAACAGTTACTGTTGATGGAAAAGAAATCACCATTTACAAAGAAGCGGATGCTTCAAACTTACCTTGGGGTCAATTGGATATTGATGTTGTCTTAGAATGTACCGGTTTCTACACAAGCAAGGAAAAGGCTTCTGCTCATATCAAGGCAGGTGCTAAGAAGGTGGTTATTTCAGCTCCTGCCGGAAATGACTTACCTACTATCGTTTATTCTGTAAATGAGCATACATTAACAGCTGAAGATAAGATTATTTCCGCCGCTTCTTGTACAACAAACTGCTTAGCTCCTATGGCTAAGACATTGAATGATTTATATCCAATTCAAACAGGTATTATGTGTACTGTCCATGCTTACACCGGTGACCAAATGACATTAGATGGTCCTCAACGTAAGGGGGATAAGCGTCGTTCTCGCGCCGCCGCTTGCAACATCGTTCCTAACTCAACAGGTGCCGCTAAGGCTATCGGTTTAGTTATTCCTGAATTGAATGGCAAGTTAATCGGTGCCGCTCAACGTGTTCCTGTTCCTACAGGATCTTCAACATTATTATTCTCCGTTGTTAAGGGCAAGGATGTAACAAAGGAAGCTATCAACGCCGCTATGAAGGCTGCTTCTTCTGATTCGTTTGGTTACAATGAAGAAGAACTTGTTTCTTCTGATATTATTGATGAAACACATGGTTCGATTTTCGATGCTACACAAACAATGGTAACGAAGATTGATGATGAAACATACGAAGTACAAACAGTAGCTTGGTATGATAACGAAAACTCTTACACATCTCAAATGGTAAGAACAATCAAATACTTCGCAAACGTTAAGTAA
- a CDS encoding helix-turn-helix domain-containing protein — MINKFPNKLRDLRKSLGYAQGEMASRLDVSVKDYMNWENGNSLPAFAQIQKMAILFNIPVELLMDNKKEISEDLLNTLSKSVTIPSFVKATPEVILTDTMPLETGENLGETKVMSAIQDSPRKEAIKKEVEKRKKISRKVIWIGSAVSAVILVVLVLVFVFLFNRKSNLTISDVNRLALGKHFSIYIADNGSVQIRGNLNNRSVFENIVQVSNYDDHVVGLKKDGTVVSSESHDDVSRMRSIQMVAAGYDHILALKKDGSVVCSGNENACSVSEWKNVKRIYAGKNVSFGLRSDGQVLVAGDGAEVKGIRGVQSICANDQMIALVRKDGAVQVIAKTKKEIPNTSHLSDVKYVALHKEGVFAIGQNNKIQWSVLDEEKASFDKATLSRWQNMRFIAGNGDTLVGIDQNGKMAGIGNNDSNQYENTSVLAEPQVNKLGQVKNIKFKETTANVNITWDPVENADRYRVTIDTEPMFDKQDIASNSTSIPATKLESGKTYRVTVTALSDKTDKYSESDVTTINYTYNQKVINLEAPKNVTNEVTNEGWVFKWDKVEHADYYKIVYDGRILVDKQKDPIYHIDNEGIPENSKHKIEITAHSNQPEVYRDSPPVIIEATYTVKKFDITFVFVRNGAEVGRKSYRLAQGSYLLGSIIQYADIPGGYHLSNPSSEVSISKSGELNVEVK, encoded by the coding sequence ATGATTAATAAATTTCCAAATAAATTAAGAGATTTACGAAAGTCTTTAGGCTATGCTCAAGGAGAGATGGCAAGCCGCTTAGATGTATCAGTGAAAGACTATATGAATTGGGAAAATGGAAATAGCCTTCCTGCTTTCGCACAAATTCAAAAAATGGCAATTCTTTTCAATATACCGGTGGAATTGTTGATGGATAATAAAAAGGAGATTAGCGAGGATTTACTAAATACCTTAAGTAAGAGTGTTACGATTCCAAGCTTTGTAAAGGCGACACCTGAAGTAATCCTAACGGATACAATGCCGTTAGAAACGGGAGAAAACCTAGGTGAAACAAAAGTGATGTCAGCCATTCAAGATAGCCCTCGCAAAGAAGCTATCAAGAAAGAAGTTGAAAAGCGCAAAAAGATTAGTCGTAAGGTCATTTGGATTGGTAGTGCTGTATCAGCAGTGATTTTAGTTGTTTTAGTTCTTGTGTTTGTCTTTTTGTTCAATCGTAAGAGTAATTTAACAATTAGTGATGTCAATCGTTTGGCCTTAGGTAAGCATTTTTCCATTTATATTGCGGATAATGGTTCAGTTCAAATTCGGGGAAATTTGAATAATAGGTCAGTTTTTGAAAATATTGTTCAAGTTAGTAATTATGATGATCATGTGGTTGGTTTAAAGAAAGATGGAACTGTAGTAAGCAGTGAAAGTCATGATGATGTTTCAAGGATGCGGTCTATTCAAATGGTGGCTGCCGGCTATGACCATATCTTAGCTTTAAAAAAAGATGGAAGCGTTGTTTGTTCGGGCAATGAAAATGCGTGTTCTGTTTCGGAATGGAAGAATGTTAAGCGTATTTATGCCGGTAAGAATGTTAGCTTTGGTCTTCGCAGTGATGGTCAAGTTCTAGTGGCTGGTGATGGTGCAGAGGTAAAGGGCATAAGGGGTGTTCAAAGCATTTGTGCTAATGACCAAATGATTGCACTTGTTCGTAAGGATGGCGCTGTTCAAGTTATCGCTAAAACAAAGAAAGAAATCCCAAATACAAGTCATTTATCAGATGTAAAGTATGTGGCTCTTCATAAAGAGGGTGTCTTTGCGATTGGTCAAAATAATAAAATTCAATGGTCAGTCTTGGATGAAGAAAAAGCTTCTTTTGATAAAGCAACTTTATCTCGTTGGCAAAACATGCGTTTTATTGCCGGTAATGGGGATACTTTAGTTGGTATAGATCAGAATGGTAAGATGGCAGGTATTGGAAATAATGATTCCAATCAATATGAAAATACTTCCGTTTTAGCTGAACCACAGGTTAATAAGCTGGGACAAGTGAAAAATATTAAATTCAAAGAAACGACGGCTAATGTAAATATCACTTGGGATCCGGTGGAAAATGCGGATCGTTATCGTGTTACAATCGATACTGAACCGATGTTTGATAAACAAGATATCGCGAGCAATAGCACCAGTATTCCAGCCACAAAACTGGAATCCGGTAAAACTTATAGAGTAACGGTCACTGCTTTATCGGATAAGACGGATAAGTATTCCGAAAGTGATGTGACAACGATTAACTATACCTACAATCAAAAGGTGATTAATTTAGAAGCACCTAAAAATGTAACCAATGAAGTAACGAATGAGGGTTGGGTATTTAAGTGGGATAAGGTTGAACATGCGGATTACTATAAGATTGTTTATGATGGTCGTATCTTGGTGGATAAGCAAAAAGATCCCATCTATCACATTGATAACGAAGGTATCCCAGAAAATTCAAAGCATAAAATTGAAATTACAGCACATTCTAACCAACCGGAGGTTTATCGTGATAGTCCACCGGTGATAATAGAAGCCACTTATACAGTTAAGAAATTTGATATTACATTTGTGTTTGTAAGAAATGGCGCTGAAGTAGGGAGAAAATCGTATCGTCTAGCTCAAGGTTCTTATTTACTTGGTTCAATTATTCAATATGCGGATATTCCGGGTGGTTATCACTTAAGCAATCCGTCTTCTGAAGTAAGTATTTCAAAATCCGGTGAACTAAATGTGGAGGTTAAATAA
- a CDS encoding DUF4339 domain-containing protein yields MDKIWYYLNHSAKEKLGPYTDEELIKLLNQGIVDVDDYIWMKDFENWLKVEDSIYSVYIGE; encoded by the coding sequence ATGGATAAGATTTGGTATTATTTAAATCACTCAGCGAAAGAAAAGCTCGGTCCTTATACGGATGAGGAATTAATTAAGCTTTTAAATCAAGGTATTGTGGATGTGGATGATTACATTTGGATGAAAGATTTTGAGAACTGGTTAAAGGTAGAAGATTCCATTTACTCCGTATATATTGGAGAATAA
- the cysS gene encoding cysteine--tRNA ligase: MQLYNTKTLKLEEFKPRKEGEVTLYVCGPTVYNYAHIGNARPMVVFDVLKRVFEARGLKVKYVSNYTDVDDKIINKAMEEGVSETEIANRYIQAYEDLRKKLNIEQPNICPRVTHTMDSIIAFIKGLQDQGHAYEVNGDVYFSVDSVADYGALSHQNLEDLDAGNRIAENEQKKNPMDFVLWKKTEKGIQWDSPWGKGRPGWHTECVVMINENLGQTIDIHGGGLDLKFPHHENEAAQQRAMFGRELADHWMHNAMVNIDGEKMSKSLGNTLWAMDVTKELGTNLTRWLISSVHYRKELNFSDDTIQAAKTELDKILNTLRHATLKVKFADVVWNSSVDEGSFSEFIEQMEDDLNTPNAYTVIFETVKKLNASIRQRELDYNKIMSFVNSVEKMLDVLGIELEMVEVSDEDKWTYQSWMKAKEEKDFDKADQYRTILQEKGLI; encoded by the coding sequence ATGCAATTGTATAATACAAAAACATTAAAATTAGAAGAATTTAAACCAAGGAAAGAGGGAGAAGTAACACTTTATGTTTGTGGACCAACGGTTTATAATTACGCTCATATTGGTAATGCAAGACCAATGGTGGTGTTTGATGTTTTGAAAAGAGTGTTTGAGGCAAGAGGTCTGAAGGTAAAGTATGTGTCCAATTACACAGATGTGGATGATAAAATCATCAATAAGGCAATGGAAGAAGGGGTTAGCGAAACTGAAATTGCGAACCGCTATATTCAGGCTTATGAGGATTTGCGTAAAAAATTGAATATTGAACAACCGAATATTTGTCCGAGAGTGACGCATACAATGGATAGTATTATTGCATTTATTAAGGGATTACAAGATCAAGGTCATGCCTATGAAGTGAATGGGGATGTGTATTTCTCAGTGGATTCAGTGGCAGATTATGGTGCTTTATCACATCAAAATTTAGAAGATTTAGATGCCGGTAATCGTATTGCAGAAAATGAGCAAAAGAAAAACCCGATGGATTTTGTCCTATGGAAAAAGACCGAAAAAGGAATTCAATGGGATTCCCCATGGGGCAAAGGGCGTCCTGGTTGGCATACGGAATGTGTGGTCATGATTAATGAGAATTTAGGTCAAACGATTGATATTCATGGTGGTGGTTTGGATTTGAAGTTTCCACATCATGAAAATGAAGCCGCTCAACAAAGAGCGATGTTTGGACGTGAATTAGCAGACCATTGGATGCACAATGCGATGGTGAATATTGATGGTGAAAAGATGTCAAAGTCTTTGGGAAATACTTTATGGGCTATGGATGTAACGAAGGAGTTAGGAACAAACTTAACTCGTTGGTTAATTAGCTCAGTACATTATCGTAAGGAATTAAACTTTTCCGATGATACCATTCAAGCGGCTAAGACTGAATTGGATAAGATTTTAAATACGCTTCGTCATGCGACTTTAAAAGTGAAGTTTGCGGATGTGGTGTGGAATTCTTCTGTAGATGAAGGTTCATTTAGTGAGTTTATCGAACAAATGGAAGATGATTTAAACACACCGAATGCCTATACGGTTATCTTTGAAACGGTAAAAAAATTAAACGCGTCTATTCGCCAAAGAGAATTGGATTATAACAAGATTATGTCTTTCGTGAATAGCGTGGAAAAGATGCTGGATGTTTTAGGTATTGAATTAGAAATGGTAGAAGTTAGTGATGAAGATAAATGGACGTATCAATCTTGGATGAAAGCAAAGGAAGAAAAGGATTTTGACAAGGCTGATCAATATAGAACAATCCTACAAGAAAAGGGGTTAATCTAG
- a CDS encoding Mini-ribonuclease 3, whose translation MNLSQYSGRTLAFLGDAVWSLAVRNSLLRAGQGQGKILQKKSILYVSAKAQARFYEQLHEEGFFSAEEEDWYRLGRNNHGGSVPKNTDVQTYRMSTGFEAILGALYLLGNENRIRQIWDKVRTF comes from the coding sequence GTGAATCTATCACAATATTCAGGGCGCACATTAGCCTTTTTAGGCGATGCGGTTTGGAGTTTGGCAGTCCGCAACAGCTTATTGCGGGCAGGTCAGGGACAAGGAAAGATTTTACAAAAGAAAAGTATTTTGTATGTGAGTGCAAAAGCACAAGCTCGTTTTTATGAACAACTTCATGAAGAAGGTTTCTTTAGTGCAGAAGAGGAAGATTGGTATCGTTTAGGTCGTAATAATCATGGCGGTTCAGTGCCTAAGAATACGGATGTTCAAACATATCGGATGTCTACCGGCTTTGAAGCAATTTTGGGGGCACTTTATTTACTGGGAAATGAGAATCGAATAAGACAAATTTGGGACAAAGTTAGGACTTTTTAG
- the rlmB gene encoding 23S rRNA (guanosine(2251)-2'-O)-methyltransferase RlmB, with protein MAEWIYGKNVVKQSIEEGRVLKLILQRKDDLLFNLAQKKRIPVEILDRNRMASLVKNNHHQGVIAQIQDYPSYSVDEIVASIPKERKGLLVMLDGIVDPHNLGAILRTCDAVGADGVIFKKDRAVGLNATVAKVSVGAIQTVKCASVTNLSQTIEVLKKKGYWIVGTAMNGSDYRSLQYDFPTVLVIGNEGKGISPLVMKHCDYQIHLPMVGKISSLNASVSAGILLYEIHNKRFPLF; from the coding sequence ATGGCAGAATGGATTTACGGGAAAAACGTTGTGAAACAGAGTATAGAAGAGGGAAGGGTGTTGAAACTAATCTTACAAAGAAAGGACGATTTACTGTTCAATCTTGCTCAAAAAAAGCGTATCCCAGTTGAAATCTTAGATCGAAATCGCATGGCTTCCTTGGTGAAAAATAATCATCATCAAGGGGTGATTGCCCAAATTCAAGATTATCCAAGCTATAGCGTGGATGAAATAGTAGCTTCTATTCCTAAGGAAAGAAAGGGTTTATTAGTCATGTTGGATGGAATTGTGGATCCACATAATTTAGGGGCTATTTTGCGAACTTGTGATGCGGTTGGTGCTGATGGTGTCATCTTTAAAAAAGATCGAGCGGTCGGCTTAAACGCAACGGTCGCAAAAGTGAGTGTTGGTGCCATTCAAACGGTTAAATGTGCTTCGGTAACAAACTTAAGTCAAACGATTGAAGTATTAAAGAAAAAAGGCTATTGGATTGTTGGTACAGCGATGAATGGTTCAGATTATCGTTCGCTTCAGTATGATTTTCCAACGGTCTTAGTCATTGGCAACGAAGGCAAAGGGATTTCCCCTTTGGTGATGAAGCATTGTGATTATCAGATTCATCTACCTATGGTTGGCAAGATTTCTTCGTTGAACGCTTCGGTTTCGGCTGGCATTTTATTGTATGAAATTCACAATAAACGTTTCCCTCTATTCTAG
- a CDS encoding sigma-70 family RNA polymerase sigma factor: protein MSIYENSYELIYMSRMGDEYAQTALFLQYEGLLNALVNQTLMAYPSVRCYRDDLLQEARISLFQAINQYQESKNTTFKTFVCLVVKRRIWNVVRDILVDHQHKGFDAISLDDQDTNYYEILEQSNRLAEPEYYVQYQTAANRLQEEIGLLDAEERNILSCWLASDSYQDASDKLGLSKKQYDGRLQRVKKKIKRALYE, encoded by the coding sequence ATGTCTATTTATGAAAATTCTTATGAACTGATTTATATGAGTCGCATGGGTGATGAGTATGCCCAAACGGCTCTTTTTCTTCAATATGAGGGTTTGTTGAATGCGTTGGTGAATCAAACCTTGATGGCCTACCCCTCGGTACGTTGTTATCGAGATGATTTATTGCAAGAAGCCAGGATATCTTTATTTCAAGCGATTAACCAATATCAAGAAAGTAAGAATACGACTTTTAAGACATTTGTTTGTTTGGTTGTGAAACGAAGAATTTGGAATGTGGTGCGCGATATTTTAGTAGATCATCAGCATAAGGGCTTTGATGCTATTTCTTTAGATGACCAAGATACGAATTATTATGAGATTTTGGAGCAGAGTAATCGTTTAGCAGAACCGGAATACTATGTGCAATATCAGACGGCCGCCAATCGTTTGCAAGAAGAAATTGGTCTTTTGGATGCGGAAGAAAGGAATATTTTATCTTGTTGGCTGGCTAGTGATAGTTATCAAGATGCTTCGGATAAGTTGGGCTTATCTAAGAAACAATACGATGGTCGTTTGCAAAGGGTGAAGAAGAAAATTAAAAGAGCTTTGTATGAATAA
- the rpmG gene encoding 50S ribosomal protein L33: MVKKDKLTLICSECNSRNYTTNRTKNLNKRLELKKYCPKCAKTTLHKETK; the protein is encoded by the coding sequence GTGGTAAAAAAGGATAAACTTACATTGATTTGCAGTGAATGCAATTCTCGGAACTATACAACCAATCGTACTAAGAATTTAAACAAGCGACTGGAATTGAAAAAGTATTGTCCAAAGTGTGCGAAAACCACACTCCATAAGGAAACGAAGTAG
- a CDS encoding preprotein translocase subunit SecE: protein MTDKKQMTDKRQVKNNVPAKDHWFTFSGIRKEASRVRWPKWKTISSEPGTFQNATEVLVFTLFFSLFFILCDFSIAFLLKTVGIGG, encoded by the coding sequence ATGACTGATAAAAAACAAATGACAGATAAGAGACAAGTAAAGAATAACGTTCCAGCTAAAGACCATTGGTTTACATTTAGTGGTATTCGCAAGGAAGCGAGCCGTGTTCGTTGGCCTAAGTGGAAAACAATCAGTAGTGAACCCGGTACATTTCAAAACGCAACAGAAGTATTAGTGTTTACGCTTTTCTTCTCGTTGTTCTTTATTTTGTGTGATTTCTCAATTGCTTTCTTGTTAAAGACTGTTGGAATTGGAGGCTAA
- the nusG gene encoding transcription termination/antitermination protein NusG: MSEMNEIEKVAKATDDEHEVRWYVVNTYAGHENRVKDNLEKRLETMGIQDSLFRIFVAEEEEIVIKKNNKSEVKKVNMFPGYIFVQMKMTDQAWYVVRNTPGVTGFIGSSGGGAKPFPVSEDEMESILRRMGNGDQKVVVDFQVGDNVKILTGPFANMVGHISAMNDQTQIATVMTLLFGRETPNEISYGDLQKLEEE, translated from the coding sequence ATGAGTGAAATGAATGAAATAGAAAAAGTGGCGAAAGCTACCGATGATGAACATGAAGTGCGTTGGTATGTGGTAAACACATACGCCGGTCATGAGAATCGAGTAAAAGATAATCTTGAAAAGCGTTTGGAAACCATGGGTATTCAGGATTCTTTATTCCGTATTTTCGTTGCGGAAGAAGAAGAAATTGTCATTAAAAAGAACAACAAATCAGAAGTGAAAAAGGTAAATATGTTCCCGGGTTATATTTTTGTGCAAATGAAAATGACGGATCAAGCATGGTATGTGGTTCGTAATACACCCGGTGTTACCGGATTTATTGGTTCTTCCGGTGGTGGGGCTAAGCCTTTCCCCGTTTCAGAAGACGAAATGGAATCAATTCTACGTCGTATGGGCAATGGTGATCAAAAGGTTGTGGTTGACTTCCAAGTTGGGGACAATGTGAAGATTTTGACCGGCCCATTTGCGAATATGGTTGGTCATATTTCAGCAATGAATGATCAAACGCAGATTGCAACAGTGATGACTTTATTATTTGGTCGTGAAACACCAAATGAGATTAGTTATGGTGATTTACAAAAATTAGAAGAAGAATAG
- a CDS encoding DUF5684 domain-containing protein — MSKELSSIITTYAIWGIIWYILQSYGHLLLFKKAKVNTVAAFIPFYREFRMFQLTWANKKVALIWAVCILGLPLWWLGSATKIQVMAWFGLFAFIVALVLAAIRSFHETKAFNKGNGLAIGIIFAAPIVNIVLGRSDADYQGAN, encoded by the coding sequence ATGTCAAAAGAATTATCTTCTATCATTACCACTTACGCTATTTGGGGTATTATCTGGTATATTTTACAGAGTTATGGGCATTTATTATTGTTTAAGAAAGCAAAAGTAAATACAGTAGCTGCTTTTATTCCTTTTTACAGAGAATTTAGAATGTTCCAATTAACTTGGGCTAACAAAAAAGTAGCTTTGATTTGGGCAGTTTGTATTCTTGGCTTACCTCTTTGGTGGCTTGGTAGCGCAACAAAAATTCAAGTGATGGCTTGGTTTGGTTTATTTGCGTTCATTGTTGCATTGGTATTAGCTGCTATTCGTTCTTTTCATGAAACAAAAGCTTTCAATAAAGGAAATGGGCTAGCCATTGGTATTATATTTGCGGCTCCTATCGTTAACATTGTATTAGGTCGATCAGACGCTGATTATCAAGGTGCGAATTAA
- a CDS encoding DUF2812 domain-containing protein: MAKQKTKMRFFTIADYLEEEKWLEQEHKNGWKLVKMTIPCFFVFEECPPENAVYKLEYKDENAAEDYLQMYQDYGWDYLGSCWGWNYFRKIVVEGEDENDKEIFSDTESKITMINHILKTRMWILLVIFCVIIILNIRHSMFRKFGFVSIVGLIYLILFILYLYLLIHSGLKLRKIKKDLLKKE; the protein is encoded by the coding sequence ATGGCTAAACAAAAAACAAAAATGAGATTTTTTACCATTGCGGATTACTTGGAAGAAGAAAAGTGGCTCGAACAAGAACATAAAAATGGATGGAAGTTAGTTAAAATGACCATTCCTTGTTTCTTTGTGTTTGAAGAATGCCCGCCGGAAAACGCCGTTTATAAACTCGAATATAAAGATGAAAATGCCGCTGAGGATTACCTTCAAATGTATCAAGATTATGGTTGGGATTACTTAGGTTCTTGTTGGGGATGGAATTATTTCAGAAAAATAGTTGTGGAAGGAGAAGATGAAAATGATAAAGAAATATTTTCTGATACCGAGTCCAAAATAACTATGATTAACCATATTTTAAAAACCCGAATGTGGATTCTATTAGTGATATTTTGTGTCATTATTATTCTTAATATACGACATTCTATGTTTCGTAAATTTGGTTTTGTTTCTATTGTAGGGCTCATTTATTTAATTCTATTTATTCTTTATCTATACCTTTTAATCCACAGTGGATTAAAACTAAGAAAAATAAAAAAAGACTTACTAAAAAAGGAATGA
- a CDS encoding PadR family transcriptional regulator: protein MDLKLKRIYIPMSETAFYILYCLQSYQHGYGIGQQVKKMTNNEVSISPGTMYGTLSKMEKDGLIQFIREENKRKLYLITDLGKEILNIELKRIKRLYQNSLGGEYHG from the coding sequence ATGGATTTGAAATTAAAAAGAATTTATATTCCAATGTCCGAAACCGCTTTTTACATTTTGTATTGCTTACAAAGCTACCAACATGGGTATGGAATTGGTCAACAAGTCAAAAAAATGACAAATAACGAAGTAAGTATTAGCCCCGGAACTATGTATGGAACATTATCCAAAATGGAAAAGGATGGACTCATTCAATTTATTCGTGAAGAAAACAAGAGAAAATTGTATCTAATTACCGATTTAGGAAAAGAAATACTAAACATTGAACTAAAGCGCATTAAACGACTATATCAAAACAGTCTTGGAGGAGAATATCATGGCTAA
- the rplK gene encoding 50S ribosomal protein L11, producing the protein MAKKKIAKVAKLQFPAGGAKPGPALASAGINMPQFCTQFNDATKDRHGDIVPVIITAYEDKSFSFVIKTTPAANLLKKAAGIQKASGTPKTVKAGKITEAQLREIAEYKLPDLNANDVESAMKIVAGTARNMGIEIEGGSY; encoded by the coding sequence ATGGCAAAGAAAAAAATTGCAAAAGTAGCTAAGCTACAATTCCCGGCTGGTGGGGCAAAACCGGGACCGGCGTTGGCATCTGCCGGTATTAACATGCCACAATTCTGTACGCAATTTAACGATGCAACAAAGGATCGTCATGGTGACATTGTTCCGGTTATTATTACTGCGTATGAAGACAAATCTTTTAGTTTTGTTATTAAGACAACACCTGCAGCTAACTTATTAAAGAAAGCCGCCGGCATTCAAAAGGCATCGGGAACACCTAAGACTGTTAAAGCGGGTAAGATTACCGAAGCTCAACTTCGTGAAATTGCGGAATACAAGTTACCTGACTTAAACGCAAACGATGTTGAATCCGCAATGAAGATTGTTGCAGGTACAGCTCGTAACATGGGTATTGAAATTGAAGGAGGATCTTACTAA